In Equus asinus isolate D_3611 breed Donkey chromosome 13, EquAss-T2T_v2, whole genome shotgun sequence, one DNA window encodes the following:
- the C1QL1 gene encoding C1q-related factor, whose product MLLVLVVLIPVLVSSGGPEGHYEMLGTCRMVCDPYPARGPGAGARPDGGDALSEQSGAPPPSTLVQGPQGKPGRTGKPGPPGPPGDPGPPGPVGPPGEKGEPGKTGPPGLPGAGGSGAISTATYTTVPRVAFYAGLKNPHEGYEVLKFDDVVTNLGNNYDSTSGKFTCNIPGTYFFTYHVLMRGGDGTSMWADLCKNGQVRASAIAQDADQNYDYASNSVILHLDAGDEVFIKLDGGKAHGGNSNKYSTFSGFIIYSD is encoded by the exons atgctgctggtgcTGGTGGTGCTCATCCCCGTGCTGGTGAGCTCGGGCGGCCCTGAAGGCCACTATGAGATGCTGGGCACTTGCCGCATGGTGTGCGACCCCTACCCCGCGCGGGGCCCCGGCGCCGGCGCGCGGCCCGACGGCGGCGACGCTCTGAGCGAGCAGAGCGGCGCGCCCCCGCCCTCCACGCTGGTGCAGGGCCCCCAGGGGAAGCCGGGCCGCACAGGCAAGCCGGGCCCCCCGGGGCCCCCCGGGGACCCGGGTCCTCCGGGCCCTGTGGGGCCACCCGGGGAGAAAGGTGAGCCGGGCAAGACCGGCCCTCCCGGGCTGCCGGGCGCGGGGGGCAGCGGCGCCATCAGCACGGCCACCTACACCACGGTGCCGCGCGTGGCCTTCTACGCTGGCCTCAAGAACCCTCACGAGGGTTACGAGGTGCTCAAGTTCGACGACGTGGTCACCAATCTAGGCAACAACTACGACTCGACCAGCGGCAAGTTTACGTGCAACATTCCCGGCACCTACTTTTTCACCTACCACGTCCTCATGCGCGGCGGCGACGGCACCAGTATGTGGGCGGACCTCTGCAAGAACGGCCAG GTGCGGGCCAGTGCCATTGCCCAGGACGCGGACCAGAACTACGACTACGCCAGCAACAGCGTGATCCTGCATCTGGACGCGGGCGACGAGGTCTTCATCAAGCTCGACGGAGGCAAAGCGCACGGCGGCAACAGCAACAAATACAGCACGTTCTCTGGCTTCATCATCTACTCCGATTGA